A segment of the Zingiber officinale cultivar Zhangliang chromosome 8B, Zo_v1.1, whole genome shotgun sequence genome:
ccataattagtgtaaaaaaataaggacttagagttgatccttgatgtaaccctatctttattggaaatgcttcagttactccgcttgAAGTCCCTACTCTGGttgttacatcctcgtacatatccttaattagtttaatatatgttacgctaacacctctcttttttagaattctctatataatttctacTCTATCATAAgtcttttctaagtcaatgaatatcagtgtagatcttattttgctcccaatatttttcaattaattgtctaaaaagatatatagcttctattgtcaaccttccaggcatgaactcaaattgattttcggtcatcGTGGTTttcttttttaatctttttttttattacttttttttcaaagtttcatggtatgactcattagtttaatacccttatagtttgcataattttatatgtcTCCCTTATTTTTATATTAGGGAACTAaaatacttatcctccattgatcagacatttttttcgttttcaatatcatgttaaataattttataagtcattcaataccttattttcctaggcactttcatacctctatcagaatatcatctgatccaacggcttttccattgtgtatCTCATTTAATGTTTGTtctaagtttgaattctacgataaaaatttaaatttctatgttcatttaacctacttaaattacctaagttaagttggtcacctaaatcttcattaaaagttgatgaaaatatctcttccaccgctcttttatttttctatcaTTTACTAATATcttattatattcatctttaatacattttatttggataaaatctcttgtttttctttctctcacgttagctattctataaatgtctctttccccatcttttgtatctaatttttgatacgatcttttaaaagtttcattctttgcttcactcactattttcttagcttctttcttggctattgtatatttttttaagttttcctcattcttacaaatatataattccttataaactattcgttttccttcattttctcttgtactttctcaatccaccaccaagattttttacttagtgatgtatgtccctttgactcaccgagtacactcttaactaccattttcaattttgataccatcttatctcatgttgtattagagtcatcgtatatttcacctaatacttgtacttctaccttctcctcaaatatattttgcttcctatCCTTTaatttccaccacttaattctaggagtcgtatatattttctttctattgatactatgtttgaggcgtatatccaacattactaacttatgttgggtagttaagctttctccagggatgactttgcaatctttacaaatctttctatccttcttcctaaccataaaaaagttaattttgcgatttattatttccacttttaAATGTGAGGtgttcttatcttttcttaaaaaacgtattagctaatataaggtcatatgctattgcaaaatctaatatagttttccctttctcatttctcgttccaaacccataactctcatgtgccctctcatattcctcatttttcactttaACATGTCCGTTTAGATCACCTTCTATTAGAATCATTTtatttggtgaaatattttataatatttcatctaagtcgtccCAAAACGTTGATTTAGTAGTTTCATCTAATTctacttgcggtgcatatacgctaattatgttcatagtttctttcaccactattatcttaagggctataattctatcccattttctaactactcctacaatttcatcctttaacaaactatctacaataatacctacTTTAtttttgctttactctttccagtgtaccataacttaaaacctatattctctatcatctttgccttctcgcctacccattttgtctcttatacacacaaaatactaattcttctcctaatcattatATTTACTATCTCCATTAATCTACCCGTAAGAGTtcttatgttccatgttccaaatcttagattattagttttcttatcatatttgttcttatccaacctatgatgtgagaactcttgcctatttaacactacatccAAGTTCTCATGGAAATATAGCGGTCATTGCTAATATGTtatagtcggaccctgtaacgcgaactcttgcatatttagtacTATACTCGAGTTCTGTTGAAATAATTTGTTTGTGTCAAGTCACCGAGCTCTCTAAGCTTCACCGACTGCATCAAGTTATCTAATGTAAAAAAACAATTTGTTTGTGTCAAGTTACCGAGCTCTCTAAGCTTCTATGTGCACTCTACTATGCACTTGTATACTTGATACATATTTCAGAAACATGGGTTGaacttaacttaaatctttgccaaATACATTAAAATCACAAACCTAACCACCACTTGAGATgattgttgcaccaacaaaagaTATGTTGGGAAACTGAATTATCCTACAGTTGCAGGATTGAACATAGCATTGACAGCAGGGGCGGAACCAGAAAAAAAAATTCAGGGGGGCTGAATTGTATAGATATTTTTTGTGcgactaaataaaaatatttaataattaaagtttTACATCAACTCTTGCATAATATATGATGCTGCAGAAATTATACACATGAAGTCTGAAATCTAACTGACAAAGAAGTTAAGCTCTAGTCTATTCATTTCCAGTGTGTTGATCACTCCAAGGCTCTAACTCTTGCATAATATACGCTACTGCAGAAACTACAGTCAAATAAACATGAATGTCACTTACATAAATCATAATATGTATGAAATTCTCATAACAAATAGTGTAGAACATAGCAAAAAAAGAGGTTCAATTTTGAGGAATCAAAGATAAACAAAGAACCTGATAAGACCGAATACTCGAGCGAATCTCCATAAGATCATAACCTGATAAATTAACATTGAGAACATTTGATCTAACttgtaagaaaaaaaaactagaagtTTAGGAAAGATTAGTCTACCTTTCTTCCATAAGTGAGCTTCATTTACGGGTCGACACAGAAGTTTGCGACGGCCGACGAGTTAGTACAGGAGGAGGCAATTGGATTCTATGAGACCACATTTGTTGAAAATGTTGTAATATTTGCTCATTTTCAATTGTggaaaaaaatatcattttcaaTGTATACAACTAGACTGTCATTCATCCATTCATATCCCATTCTATTGCGTAAATCAGTCTTCATAGTCTTCATTGCAGAAAAAACTCGTTCAATTGAAGCAGTTGCAATTGGTAAAACTAAAGCCAACTCTATCATACGATAAACCAATGAGCACACCAAATGTTTTTCAGTCTCAACCAATTTCTGAGCCAGAATTCCCAAGTCATCAATTGCAGAAAAGTAAGGATCATCCCGCAGATTATAAAAGTAACTCATAAGTTGttgttccaaaaataaataatcagTACCACAGAAGTCCTCGGGATAAAAATCAGCAAGATGGATGAGTTTGTGAACATCAAATTGAGAGAAAGAATTTCTTGGATGAAGACATGATATGCAACCAAGCAATTCCGTACTAACTTCTGAAAAACGATTATTCATCTCTTGTATAATTAAATCAACAACCTAGCATTCAAATTTGCAACCATGAtaacattaataatcaatgaaatctctttaacaaaaaaatagatttttagaaataatacctgaCAAAAAATCTCCACACGATAATGATGAAAATTGGTGATGAGTTGCCCTCTACGCCTGCCATGACCACGAGTTAGCATGTTGTCCTCCATATCAAGTATTGGAATCATATTCAATTCACAAAATGTGTTAACTTGTTCCAAAATTATCTGCCATCCATCTTCCCTGAAGTCTTGTAGTCGACATTTCACACTTCTAACCAAGGACATGGCTTGAACAATATTTTGATCCCCTTGTTGTAGGGAAAGTGATAACTCATTTGTAATTCCCAATATATACTTCATCAAATGTAACACAAAAACAAATTGATAACTCTCCATCTTCTCAATTAAACCTGCGGCAACACCTTTGTTCGCAGAATAAGAGGCATCATCATGTACATTTCCTAACACTTCTATCACTCAAGACCACATAGAGCATAAACAAAGTAATGTTAAGTAGTGTGATCCCCAACGAGTATCTCCAGGTCTTGCTAAATTAGTttcttgattttttccttttccacTAGTAATTTCTCTACTTTCCAATTCAGCAATTAT
Coding sequences within it:
- the LOC122013757 gene encoding uncharacterized protein LOC122013757; its protein translation is MKLEYNLRLFKIKGIVGNILRVHSRDMEIDYRTRLTAMLDVTRFLLKQGLPFRGHESTSSSNREVLGNVHDDASYSANKGVAAGLIEKMESYQFVFVLHLMKYILGITNELSLSLQQGDQNIVQAMSLVRSVKCRLQDFREDGWQIILEQVNTFCELNMIPILDMEDNMLTRGHGRRRGQLITNFHHYRVEIFCQVVDLIIQEMNNRFSEVSTELLGCISCLHPRNSFSQFDVHKLIHLADFYPEDFCGTDYLFLEQQLMSYFYNLRDDPYFSAIDDLGILAQKLVETEKHLVCSLVYRMIELALVLPIATASIERVFSAMKTMKTDLRNRMGYEWMNDSLVVYIENDIFFHN